TGGTGTGAAATCCGTAGATTCCTCCCGTGTCGTTGTAGAAGGCTGCACCTTCGATACAATCATAGGGACCTTAGATTACGATTCGCAAGGCTTCGGTATCTGGTGCAGTAATGCAGCCGATCATTACCTGGCCCAAAATTATTTCAACATGCTGTTCCAAACCTGCATCTCCATGAGCAATGGCAGCCGTAACTCCGTCATCACTCGCAATCACATGCAAAAATGCTACACATCCGGCATCGATCTCGTATCCGCCCCCAAAGAGGAACCGTGCAAGCTCAATACGATCTCTGGCAACACGATAGAGAACTTCACGAACTCCAGCGGCAAAACCGGCTATACGGTCGGCATCCGCCTCAAGGGCAATTGTATATCCAACATCATTTCTTCCAATGTGTTAAGTGACATAGATGATAGCGGCATTCAATTGTTGGGAGCGGCTGATCGCCAGAAGGAACGGCCTCATTATAATCAAATCTCAGATAACCAGCTGCAAACTATCGGCTTCGCAGCTCTTCATCTCATCAATGCCTATGACAATCAAGTTTGGCATAACACGGTTCAAGGCTGTAAGGGTGATGGGATTCTCCTCGCCTCGGAGGGCAAAGGTACCGGATCTTTCTGCGATAGAAACCAAGTCACCAGCAACAGTCTAAACCGCTGCACCAAAGCACCAATTCGCATTACAGATGGGAACTGCCAGGAAACAGTGTTATTCGGAAACCTTGGCACAGGCAATGGCGAGAAGATAACCGATAAGGGCAAGGACACAGTAACTTCAGCCCTTTAGGCAATCTGACTAACTGATTATGCTTATTCCGCCCTGCTTCATAGCTTTGCCCGATAGGCATTTCCAAACTCGTCAGATGACACACAAAAAGGCCGCGCAACGGATTCCAGTTGCGCGGCCTTCTGCTTATTTTTGGAATACTCTTTTCTCCGAAATCTTGCCGTCATCGAAAAACACAACTTCCAAATAATAACCCGGCTGATTCGATATTTCGAAATCATAGGTCTTCTTGCCATTCTCATCTTTAACTAACTTGCCTTTAGCGCCTGTTTGTTTAACCAGATCGTCATAGGTT
Above is a genomic segment from Paenibacillus sp. HWE-109 containing:
- a CDS encoding right-handed parallel beta-helix repeat-containing protein; its protein translation is MDTNNHKHPTDPSLQPAPSSSISRRKLLSTLGAAGLALATGDVFLNAATAQAASPSSVIYNIKDYGARGNFRFDEDDAPYIQSALDAAAITGGIVFVPAGVYFVKMPLRLSSNVTLMGTGNNSILRSSMNKFGILNISAAHHIHIHRLAFQGVGTFGMTSVPLLESGVSLNQASDIRITDCLFSSIDNGVKSVDSSRVVVEGCTFDTIIGTLDYDSQGFGIWCSNAADHYLAQNYFNMLFQTCISMSNGSRNSVITRNHMQKCYTSGIDLVSAPKEEPCKLNTISGNTIENFTNSSGKTGYTVGIRLKGNCISNIISSNVLSDIDDSGIQLLGAADRQKERPHYNQISDNQLQTIGFAALHLINAYDNQVWHNTVQGCKGDGILLASEGKGTGSFCDRNQVTSNSLNRCTKAPIRITDGNCQETVLFGNLGTGNGEKITDKGKDTVTSAL